A portion of the Juglans microcarpa x Juglans regia isolate MS1-56 chromosome 1D, Jm3101_v1.0, whole genome shotgun sequence genome contains these proteins:
- the LOC121266439 gene encoding uncharacterized protein LOC121266439 — protein MTRSFFRKLLTNLSSDDELDDVINAEADGESSRHRGNRQRRKFIRRDHIPGHERLFRDYFAENPVYLSNLFRRRFRMSRALFLHILNGVEAYEPYFVQRRDNAGRLGLSSMQKITAALRMLAYGVTGDFIDEYIRIGESAAMESLKTFCKTIVTVFSDEYLRLLVVGEQRGFPGMLGSIDCMH, from the coding sequence ATGACTCGTTCTTTCTTTCGTAAATTGCTTACAAACTTGTCATCTGATGATGAGTTGGATGATGTTATTAATGCCGAGGCTGATGGAGAGTCATCCAGACATCGTGGCAATCGCCAACGTCGTAAGTTTATTCGGCGTGATCATATTCCAGGGCACGAGCGACTTTTCCGCGACTATTTTGCAGAAAATCCAGTATATCTTTCCAATCTATTTCGAAGGAGATTTCGGATGAGTCGTGCCCTATTTCTCCATATTCTAAATGGGGTAGAGGCTTACGAGCCCTACTTCGTCCAGAGAAGAGATAATGCCGGAAGACTCGGTTTATCTTCAATGCAAAAGATAACCGCAGCACTTAGAATGCTGGCCTATGGGGTTACTggagattttattgatgaataCATACGTATTGGAGAAAGCGCAGCAATGGAGAGCCTCAAAACATTTTGCAAGACAATTGTAACTgttttttcagatgaatatttaCGATTGCTTGTGGTTGGTGAACAACGGGGATTCCCAGGAATGCTGGGaagcattgattgcatgcattgA
- the LOC121266753 gene encoding uncharacterized protein LOC121266753, whose protein sequence is MTSTTLWGTNDIDYTMGYYLADSNYPKWPTFMKTIPSPQGNKKKNFTTAQESARKDVERAFGVLQQRFAIVHGPSRLFKVNDLTNIMKTSVILHNMIIEDEHDDSQGLNMEYDQLDDDIPELSRNPTNEFMIFIQRYHEIRDSSAHHQLQADLIEHHWQFHSQQ, encoded by the coding sequence atgACATCGACTACACTATGGGGTACTAATGACATCGACTACACTATGGGGTACTATCTTGCCGATAGTAATTATCCCAAATGGCCAACGTTTATGAAGACGATTCCATCACCCCaagggaataagaagaaaaactttaCCACAGCACAAGAATCTGCAAGAAAAGATGTCGAGCGTGCCTTCGGGGTACTTCAACAACGATTTGCAATCGTTCATGGACCTTCCCGATTATTCAAAGTTAATGacctaacaaatataatgaaaacaaGTGTTATTCTACATAACATGATCATTGAGGACGAGCACGATGATAGTCAGGGTCTGAACATGGAGTATGATCAACTTGATGATGATATTCCAGAATTGTCGCGCAATCCAACAAATGAGTTTATGATCTTCATTCAGCGCTATCATGAAATTAGAGATAGCTCGGCACATCATCAACTACAAGCAGATTTAATTGAACATCACTGGCAATTCCATTCCCAACAATAG
- the LOC121250546 gene encoding uncharacterized protein LOC121250546, giving the protein MTEQDKFDKAKVMYQSLEKTTFQFEHCWQLLKDQLKWNQRCTKDRTKRRSMMSPTYSRTSVIATNSPIDSVGGTEGENLETNDIIELDRPIGRKAEKGKCKA; this is encoded by the exons ATGActgagcaagacaag TTTGACAAAGCGAAGGTCATGTACCAATCGCTTGAGAAAACGACCTTTCAGTTCGAGCATTGTTGGCAGCTATTGAAAGACCAGCTGAAATGGAATCAGCGTTGCACAAAGGACAGGACAAAGCGAAGGTCGATGATGTCCCCTACATATTCGCGTACATCAGTAATAGCAACTAATTCACCCATTGATTCAGTGGGTGGTACAGAGGGCGAGAATTTGGAAACTAATGATATCATCGAATTGGATAGGCCAATAGGGAGAAAAGCtgagaaaggaaaatgtaaGGCCTAA